Part of the Candidatus Methylomirabilota bacterium genome is shown below.
TCCCGCCCGAGGCCATAGTTCACGAAGGCGCCGTCGGCTACCGCGCCGGCGGCCCGCAGGGCCACGGGTCCCGAGGCCGCCGCGTAGACGGGCACCCGCTTCCGCACCCAGGGCAGGTGGGCGCTGACGCCACGCCACGAGGCCGGCTTGCCGCTCAGCACCTCTCTGAGAAAGGCAATGCCGTCGCGCAAGGCTTCGGGCCCCGCGGGGACACCTCCGATATTGGTGACCCCGCTATGCCCGGCGCCTATGCCCAGGATGGTACGGCCGCCCGAGGCGATGTCGACTGACGCCGCCGCCGATGCGGTGATGGACGGATGGCGGCTGACCAGGTTTGTCACGCACGTGGCGAGCCGGACGCGCGAGGTGGCGGAGACGGCCAGGGTCATGGCCACCCAGGGATCCATGGCATTGCCCGGCGTGTCGGCGATGCCCACCATGTCGAAGCCGTAGTCGTCCCCGAGCCGCGCCATGCGAGCCGTGTACTCGGGCGTGTAGGGCCAGAAAAAGAACCCGCAACGCATGAGCGCAGCTTCAGGGTTTGAGGGGGGGATAGTCGCGCGAGTAGGCGGGGTTCTTCAGAAACTCCTCGGGTTTGTAGGTCCAGAATTGCGAGACGAGCGGATAGGTGTGGATGATGGTGTTGACGAGCTTGCCGCCCTGCCTGTCCACGCGAACGATGTACACGTTCTCCGTCGGGTTGCCGTACTCGTCCAGCTTGATGGGCCCGCGGGGATCGGGGGTGGCCTCGATGGCGCGGCGGATGGCCGCCACGAGCTTCTCACGGTCCTCGACCTGTCCATCCAGGGACCGCGCGGCCTCGGCGATCCAGCGTCCGGAGCTGTACATGACGGCATGGAAGTAGGCGGGCGTTCTCCCGAACTTCGCCTCGGCCAGCTTCATGAACGTCTGATTCGCGGGATTCTGCAGCGTGGGGCTCCAGAGGAGCGCGCCCACGATGCCCACGGCCTCGTCACCCATCCCGCGCAGCGCGCTCTCGTCGGTCATG
Proteins encoded:
- a CDS encoding LLM class flavin-dependent oxidoreductase → MRCGFFFWPYTPEYTARMARLGDDYGFDMVGIADTPGNAMDPWVAMTLAVSATSRVRLATCVTNLVSRHPSITASAAASVDIASGGRTILGIGAGHSGVTNIGGVPAGPEALRDGIAFLREVLSGKPASWRGVSAHLPWVRKRVPVYAAASGPVALRAAGAVADGAFVNYGLGREHVRHARALIEAGAKEAGRPSSDIDVWSIACLDVSEKREAAHEKLGNILGFVAAYILGPDPKGRGVPPELVAGVRELRRSYTTRQREMDPTLVKRLGLFDYLRARLAIAGTPDDCIEQARAAAAAGASQLMFTVSLAADPVRTVELFGREVLPALAR